GCATACTGCAGTCTCTCGAGTCTGCGATAATAGTCTGTTCTGTAGAAGGTGAAATAACCGAACTAAACAGAACAGCAGAGTTCCTTCTGGACCTGAGTAGGGAAGAACTAATCGGAAAGAGCATTCGATCAATTCGAACAAAACTTGGTAGTATTATTGACCTGCTCTCTGATGCTATAAGAATTGGAGAGACAATTACGTTAACGGATCAACATTTCGACGCTTTTGGCGAGAAACATTTTGATGTTCGAATTACCCCTTTGAGAGAAGAAAAGCGGAAGAGGCTGACCGGAGTAATTCTATCGCTGGATGACATTACCAGGAGAAGAAAACTCGAACAAGAGCTCAAGAGAAGAGAGAAGCTTGCCGCATTGGGCGAAATGTCGGCAAAAGTAGCCCATGAAATCAGAAATCCAATAACAATAATCGGTGGTTTTGTGAAGAGAATACTGTCCTCCTCAAACAGGGAGAAAACCGAAGAATATGCAAGGATCCTCATGGATGAACTTCAGAGGCTGGACGGTATAGTAGGAGAAGTACTGGAAATTTCCAGAAGAAATATCAGACCTTCCGAAGAAGAGTTTGATCTTGTTTCTGTCACACGTGAGATACTGGCCGGTTTTGAAGAAAAAGCCTCGAGAGAAAATGTTAAACTTGTCCTATACGCTAAAGAAGATAGAATTGAATATTACGGGAATAAAGATAGGATTAAACAGGTTATAATCAATCTTGTTCAGAATGCTATTGAGGCCTCGGAGAAAGCCGGGCAAGTTCTCATCACTCTAGAGAGAAAGGTTGAGTACGTTTATTTCTCGGCCAAGAACGGTGGGAATATTATCCCTGAAGAGACTCTGAAGCGAATCTTTGAACCCTTCTTCACAACGAAGACTTTAGGCACGGGTCTCGGGCTTTCTATATGCAAGAAGATCGTTGAGGAACACGGGGGAGAGATCCATGCCTCTAGCGGAATAGAAGGAACGATTTTCACCTTCACTTTACCGACTAAGAAATTTGGGAGGTTTGAACTTGAAAAGGATACTGATAGTTGAAGATGAAAAGAACATGAGACTGCTTCTTGAAGAAGAACTTGAGGAGTCAGGCTTTGAAGTGGCAAACGCCAGCAGTGCTGAAGAAGCAATAGGAATTCTCAATCTTGATACTTCGTTCGATCTGATAACTATTGACATTGAAATGCAAGGAATCAGTGGCCTCGAACTTGCCGGAACGATACGCAAGCAATACCCGGAGAAGAAAATTGTGCTTCTCACCGCCTATACTCATTATAAGCACGATCTATCTTCCTGGGCTGCTGACGCCTACGTAGTTAAGTCTCCTGATTTTTCGGAACTCAAATCGTTGGTCGAAAAGCTTCTCGGCGAGATTAAATGATAGTAATAGAAGGAGGAAGTCATATGCGTGTGAGAATTATCTCACTTCTGATCCTGTTATTGCTTACGGTCTCCCTGTTTGGATACTCGGTTAGACCGGGCGACCTCTTGACAGTTTCTGTTTATGGTTCCGCTGATCTTTCCAGCGAAATCCTTGTGGGGCCAGACGGTTCTGCTTCTGTGCCCCCGCTTGGAAATGTTGTGTTGCTTGGAAAGACCCTTGAAGAAATCCAGTCATTGTTGTCATCACAGTTTCTCAGCCAGGGTATATTGACATCAAAGCCACAAGTTACAGTATCAGTGAAATCATTTGCTCCTTTCATGTTCTATGTTCTCGGTGAAGTTAGCAAACCCGGAGCCATAGAATGGCATGATACCACCATTGGGATTTCCCAACTCCTGGCGCTTGCCGGTGGCCTAGGAGATGGTGCGGATCTTTCTTCTTCGTTTGTTGTAGGAAAGGATGGGTCTAGAAAGCAAATTGATCTTTCTTCGATTCTGTATGGTGGAGCGGCTCTGACAGAAAGACTACCTGAAGGTTCAACTCTATTCGTACCTGCCGGCGCTCGGGCGTGGATAATGACTATGGGTGAATTTAGGTCTCCTTCTCTTGTGAAGTTCAACCCCGGAATAACCCTGACCCAAGTGATTGCTAAGTCAGGAGGATTGACAGAGGAGGCCGATACTGAAGAGATCCTCTTAATCAGTGATGATATTGAAGATAACACTGCCGCCATAAACCTGAACGCGATTCTCTCCGGAAGAAGCAAAGACATCCAGTTGCCGGCAGGGAGTATAGTCATTGCAAATGATTCCTCCTCAAAATCCGTAAAACTCCTGGGTGAGTTCAATAATCCAGCATCTATTCCCTATCATGAGAAACTCACTCTATTGCAGGCGATTGGTAAAGTTGGCGGACTCAGACAAACAGCTTCTGATGAACTATACATTTTGAGGATTGGCCTTGCAATACCTGAATCAGTAGAAGTCAGTTCTCTCTTTGGCGGTTCTGTCGAGGACATTACCTTGAATCCTGGTGATACGATATTCGTTCCTCGTC
The sequence above is a segment of the Mesotoga infera genome. Coding sequences within it:
- a CDS encoding response regulator codes for the protein MKRILIVEDEKNMRLLLEEELEESGFEVANASSAEEAIGILNLDTSFDLITIDIEMQGISGLELAGTIRKQYPEKKIVLLTAYTHYKHDLSSWAADAYVVKSPDFSELKSLVEKLLGEIK